One genomic region from Henningerozyma blattae CBS 6284 chromosome 2, complete genome encodes:
- the TBLA0B05280 gene encoding cell envelope integrity protein TolA, producing MFVSNSAPQSIQRVFDNSISSSNEKYIQFLENKILNVQQKLEDLYEKDISDEEQLIEEIDKLQSMESKYVNLLRKKQMEIKMDIARSHAMSVQFNNMNNISFNQPHQQNLVSTTAEPHYEEHPDTDNNNEQADESTPNRYQRLLGSEPFYMNNKIGMEDTHIQTENDEQPPATNQTPIVLQRDPVDTADQPSNKNSAREIVKNGIESKIKMMMEARAQKETSDAGIVRIEAEKEAKIDAEKKAKREAEAKARREAESKAAAVAAEKARKEAEAKVTIERAKKEDAN from the coding sequence atgTTCGTTTCAAATTCAGCACCACAAAGTATACAGCGagtatttgataattcCATATCCTCAtccaatgaaaaatatattcaatttcttgagaataaaattttaaatgttcaacaaaaattagaagatcTATACGAAAAGGATATATCCGATGAGGAGcaattaattgaagaaatcGATAAGTTACAGTCAATGGAGAGTAAATATGTGAATTTATTGAGGAAAAAGCAGATGGAAATTAAAATGGACATAGCTAGATCACATGCCATGTCAGTACAATTTAATAACATGAATAATATATCCTTTAATCAACCTCATCAACAAAATCTGGTATCTACAACCGCTGAACCTCATTACGAAGAACACCCTGAtactgataataataatgaacaaGCAGACGAATCTACCCCAAATAGATATCAACGTTTATTAGGCTCCGAACCATTTTATATGAACAATAAAATTGGAATGGAAGATACACATATTCAAACTGAGAATGATGAGCAACCGCCAGCGACAAATCAAACTCCTATAGTTTTACAAAGGGACCCAGTTGATACAGCTGATCAACCTTCCAATAAAAACTCTGCAAGAGAGATTGTTAAAAATGGAATtgaatcaaaaataaagatgatgatggaAGCAAGAGCTCAAAAAGAAACATCAGATGCGGGAATAGTCAGGATAGAAGCTGAGAAGGAAGCTAAGATAGACGCTGAAAAGAAGGCTAAAAGAGAGGCAGAAGCTAAAGCTAGAAGGGAAGCAGAATCCAAAGCTGCTGCTGTTGCTGCAGAAAAAGCTAGAAAAGAGGCAGAAGCTA
- the RPB9 gene encoding DNA-directed RNA polymerase II core subunit RPB9 (similar to Saccharomyces cerevisiae RPB9 (YGL070C); ancestral locus Anc_6.212), with protein sequence MTTFRFCRDCNNMLYPREDKESMRLLFECRTCSYVEEAGSSLVYRHELITNIGETAGVVQDIGSDPTLPRSDRECPNCHAKENVFFQSQQRRKDTSMVLFFVCLGCSHIFTSDQKNTRKQFS encoded by the coding sequence ATGACTACCTTTCGTTTCTGCCGTGATTGCAACAATATGTTATATCCTCGTGAAGATAAAGAAAGCATGCGTCTACTTTTCGAATGCCGTACTTGTTCATATGTAGAAGAAGCAGGTTCTTCCTTAGTCTACCGTCATGAATTGATTACAAATATTGGTGAAACTGCAGGTGTTGTTCAAGATATTGGTTCAGACCCTACTCTACCGCGTTCAGACCGTGAATGTCCAAATTGTCATGCAAAAGAAAACGTCTTCTTCCAATCACAACAACGTAGAAAAGATACGTCAAtggttttattttttgtctGCTTAGGTTGTTCTCATATCTTTACATCtgatcaaaaaaatacgaGAAAGCAATTCTCTTGA
- the MNP1 gene encoding mitochondrial 54S ribosomal protein bL12m (similar to Saccharomyces cerevisiae MNP1 (YGL068W); ancestral locus Anc_6.213), giving the protein MSSSRILLRNSLSIARPSRVLFNSRIVNSSARLLWTQSPSYNSISKDDSIKKEESAPSKAVQEVSPKIQALVDQISALTLLETASLVTELKTKLNIPDFAMAAPAVATAGSANGAAAVSEEDGESSGAKKESKEKTVFNIKLDSFETKSKPKIIKEVKGLLGLSLVEAKKFVEAAPKLLKENVAKDDADKIKKTLEDLGAKVTLE; this is encoded by the coding sequence ATGTCATCTTCACGAATTCTATTAAGAAACTCTCTTTCTATTGCCAGACCATCAAGAGTATTGTTCAATTCAAGAATAGTTAATTCATCGGCGCGTTTGCTTTGGACTCAATCTCCTTCATATAATTCTATTTCAAAAGATGATTCCATAAAAAAGGAAGAAAGTGCGCCAAGTAAAGCTGTTCAAGAAGTGAGTCCAAAAATTCAAGCTTTGGTGGATCAAATTTCAGCATTAACACTATTGGAAACTGCTTCTTTAGTGACAGAATTAAAGACAAAGTTAAACATACCTGATTTTGCAATGGCTGCTCCTGCTGTTGCTACTGCAGGCAGTGCTAATGGTGCAGCTGCTGTTAGTGAAGAAGATGGTGAAAGCAGTGGAGCTAAAAAGGAATCCAAAGAAAAGActgttttcaatattaaattagattCATTTGAAACAAAGAGTAAGCCAAAGATTATTAAGGAAGTTAAGGGTTTATTAGGTCTTTCTTTAGTTGAAGCTAAGAAATTTGTTGAAGCAGCTCCAAAATTGTTAAAAGAAAACGTGGCAAAGGATGATGCTGACaagataaagaaaactCTTGAAGATTTGGGCGCTAAAGTTACATTGGAATAA
- the TBLA0B05310 gene encoding uncharacterized protein (similar to Saccharomyces cerevisiae HRR25 (YPL204W); ancestral locus Anc_6.215): protein MDLRVGRKFRIGRKIGSGSFGDIYHGTNLVSGEEVAIKLESIRSRHPQLDYESRVYKYLTGGVGIPFIRWFGREGEYNAMVMDLLGPSLEDLFNYCHRQFSFKTVIMLALQMICRVQYIHGRSFIHRDIKPDNFLMGVGRRGSTVHVIDLGLSKKYRDFNTHRHIPYRENKSLTGTARYASVNTHLGIEQSRRDDLESLGYVLIYFCKGSLPWQGLKATTKKQKYDRILEKKLCISVEVLCAGLPEEFSQYMNYCKNLKFDERPDYLFLARLFKDLSIKLEYHNDHLFDWTMLRYTKAMVEKSVPQLTQTNSNNANSNNIKDNNATNLNDNSNNNNNNDNINNNNNNNNNNNTATATATNNNNGSDNKQEEKEQFKNIKLLAMKKFATHFHYCKIDAVNAGDKHYPIPEEIKQQTQENLTAADFLPPELLILIEKNMDNLKQNAQQNNNNDNNNNNNNNNPTRILQQASPQHPQHVQQGGVTQYPPQNTASPAPAATNTNNNGTTQYAPQLTDRRDTRPSGQDIWL, encoded by the coding sequence atgGATTTAAGAGTAGGTAGAAAGTTTCGTATCGGTAGAAAGATTGGTTCAGGTTCATTTGGTGATATCTATCATGGTACAAATTTAGTTTCTGGTGAAGAAGTAGCAATCAAATTAGAGTCTATAAGATCAAGACATCCTCAATTGGATTATGAATCACGAgtgtataaatatttgaccGGTGGTGTGGGGATTCCTTTTATTAGGTGGTTTGGCCGTGAAGGTGAATATAACGCCATGGTTATGGATTTATTAGGTCCTTCTTTGGAAGATCTTTTCAACTATTGTCATCGTCAATTTAGTTTCAAAACAGTTATCATGCTGGCTTTACAAATGATTTGCCGTGTTCAATACATCCACGGTAGATCTTTTATCCATAGAGATATTAAACCAGACAATTTCTTAATGGGTGTTGGCAGACGTGGTAGCACAGTTCATGTGATCGATCTAGGTCTATCCAAGAAATATAGAGATTTCAATACTCATAGACACATTCCTTATCGTGAAAATAAATCCTTGACTGGGACTGCTCGTTATGCTTCAGTCAACACTCATTTAGGAATTGAACAATCTCGTAGAGATGATTTGGAATCTCTAGGGTAcgttttgatttatttctGTAAAGGGTCTTTACCATGGCAAGGTTTGAAAGCCACCACGaaaaagcaaaaatatgatcgtattttggaaaaaaaattatgtaTTAGCGTCGAAGTCTTATGTGCTGGTTTGCCAGAAGAATTCTCACAATATATGAATTattgtaaaaatttaaaattcgATGAAAGACCagattatttgtttttggcaagattatttaaagatttgtCAATTAAATTGGAATACCACAATGATCATTTGTTTGATTGGACTATGCTAAGATATACTAAGGCCATGGTTGAAAAATCAGTTCCACAATTGACACAAACAAACAGCAATAATgcaaatagtaataatattaaggaTAATAATGCAACGAATCtaaatgataattcaaataataataacaataatgataacattaataataataataataataataataataataatactgcCACCGCCACTGccactaataataataatggaagtgataataaacaagaagaaaaagaacagtttaaaaatattaaattattagccATGAAAAAGTTTGCCACTCATTTCCATTATTGTAAGATTGATGCCGTTAATGCTGGTGACAAACATTATCCAATCcctgaagaaattaaacaacaaactcaagaaaatttaactGCTGCAGATTTCTTACCACCTGAATTATTGATACTAATAGAGAAAAATATggataatttaaaacaaaacgctcaacaaaataacaacaatgataacaataacaacaacaataataataacccAACAAGAATACTTCAGCAAGCATCACCTCAACATCCGCAACATGTACAACAAGGGGGTGTTACTCAATATCCTCCACAAAATACTGCTTCTCCTGCACCGGCTGCtactaatactaataacaaTGGTACCACTCAATATGCTCCACAACTGACTGATCGTCGTGATACAAGACCATCCGGTCAAGATATTTGgctataa
- the NPY1 gene encoding NAD(+) diphosphatase (similar to Saccharomyces cerevisiae NPY1 (YGL067W); ancestral locus Anc_6.216): MFFTADGINRITFLRSDPIFQEKLLQFQYSKTIVFLKGRALAVKDNPKSLYLPYLTDVSNILAKYREVFTTSPENITPFDNQFSLVFLGLSTEYSQDDHVFRYNDYMGVPVFGIDIRQDDYVIPQSTTVLESMAQAFTLSKFHASIYSYAQMYLKWQLKYKFCPGCGSRMYLLDLGTKVHCSSSSKENMCPVKNANVDNIWFPRTDPIIITSITNMDGSKFLIGRNKRARKTEQEGGFRLFSTVAGFMEPGESVEQACVREAWEETGVRASSENVVLVSSQPWPYPANLMIGCITKVEFNGVNENVYLGHDPELEEAIWFDTQLLIDALVRCGENTSNLISLTDDIKFPGDRTIAFTLLKEIASRYVKPKL, encoded by the coding sequence ATGTTTTTCACTGCAGACGGCATTAACAGAATTACATTCTTAAGATCAGATCCGATctttcaagaaaaattattacaattcCAATATTCCAAAACAATAGTTTTCCTGAAAGGTAGAGCTCTGGCGGTTAAGGATAATCCTAAGTCGTTATATCTCCCTTATTTGACCGATGTATCCAATATCTTAGCAAAATATAGAGAAGTATTTACCACATCGCCAGAAAACATTACCCCATTTGATAATCAATTTAGCCTTGTATTTTTAGGTTTATCTACAGAATATTCTCAAGATGATCACGTTTTCAGATATAATGATTATATGGGGGTGCCTGTATTTGGAATAGATATCCGTCAGGATGATTACGTTATCCCCCAGAGCACCACCGTTTTGGAATCAATGGCTCAGGCTTTCACATTATCCAAATTTCATGCATCTATTTATTCGTATGCTCAAATGTATTTGAAATGGCAATTGAAATACAAGTTTTGTCCAGGTTGTGGTAGTAGGATGTATCTTTTAGATTTAGGTACTAAAGTCCAttgttcttcttcatcaaagGAAAATATGTGTCCCGTTAAAAACGCCAACGTCGATAATATATGGTTCCCCAGAACAGACCCTATTATAATTACTTCCATTACAAATATGGATGGGTCGAAGTTTTTAATTGGTAGAAATAAAAGAGCCAGGAAAACTGAGCAAGAAGGTGGATTTAGACTCTTCTCCACCGTGGCGGGGTTCATGGAACCTGGTGAGTCTGTGGAACAAGCATGTGTTAGAGAAGCCTGGGAGGAAACTGGTGTAAGAGCATCATCAGAAAACGTCGTCTTGGTGTCTTCCCAGCCTTGGCCCTATCCTgcaaatttaatgattggTTGTATTACCAAAGTTGAATTTAATGGTGTTAACGAAAATGTATATTTAGGTCATGATCCTGAATTGGAAGAAGCTATTTGGTTTGATACGCAACTTCTAATCGATGCATTGGTAAGATGTGGAGAAAATACTTCGAATCTCATCTCATTAACAGATGACATCAAATTCCCAGGTGATCGAACAATCGCTTTTACtttattgaaagaaattgCATCTAGATATGTAAAGCCCAAATTATAA
- the PGC1 gene encoding phosphatidylglycerol phospholipase (similar to Saccharomyces cerevisiae YPL206C; ancestral locus Anc_6.217) — MVVIAGHRGYRGKYPENTMMAFENAYSTVDIIETDLQMTADGIVVINHDSTTGRMWNKNYNIDKTNYSTLANLRCKVEPLSHLPTLELFLNWLIENPNVTAILDIKFTNDKLILLKTYSLMLSIKNDIKYWQTRIIFGLWMPDWFKYGYETGVLKDFRVMVITFSMDILEQFMDYSKKLNNDHYKLFAVSIHFVATWTERYRYELQPILHKEDIKTFVWTINKALDFQMTSQVPGIYGVVTDFPEEARILCEQYYKPDALTEKFTLPRFNTTEGFRVRFYLAIYNFFAALVMSKWVHYPIFGFSFAHLIFFFLRYIAFL, encoded by the coding sequence ATGGTAGTTATTGCAGGGCATAGAGGTTACAGGGGTAAATACCCAGAAAATACAATGATGGCGTTTGAAAATGCTTATTCTACAGTCGACATTATTGAAACAGATTTACAAATGACAGCAGACGgtattgttgttattaatCATGATTCAACCACTGGTAGAATGTGGAATAAAAACTATAACATCGACAAGACAAATTATTCAACATTGGCTAATTTACGTTGTAAAGTTGAACCTTTATCTCATTTACCAACTTTagaactttttttaaattggTTAATTGAAAATCCAAATGTCACTGCCATTttagatattaaatttacaaatgataaattgaTCCTTTTAAAGACTTACTCTTTAATGttatctattaaaaatgatatcaAATACTGGCAAACAAGAATTATATTCGGTCTTTGGATGCCTGATTGGTTTAAATATGGTTATGAAACTGGGGTTTTGAAAGACTTCAGAGTCATGGTAATCACTTTTTCTATGGATATATTAGAACAATTTATGGATTATtcgaaaaaattgaataatgatcattataaattatttgctGTCAGTATTCATTTCGTAGCTACATGGACAGAAAGATATAGATACGAACTCCAACCTATTCTGCATAAAGAAGATATCAAAACATTTGTTTGGACTATCAATAAAGCTTTGGATTTCCAAATGACTTCTCAAGTCCCTGGGATTTATGGTGTAGTCACTGATTTCCCAGAAGAAGCTAGAATTTTATGTGAGCAATATTATAAACCAGATGCTCTCACTGAAAAGTTTACCCTACCCAGATTCAATACTACTGAGGGATTCAGAGTTAGATTTTATTTAGctatttacaatttttttgctGCTTTAGTGATGTCTAAATGGGTCCATTATCCTATTTTTGGTTTCTCATTTGCACATttgatcttttttttcttgagATACATCGCATTCTTATGA
- the SGF73 gene encoding deubiquitination module subunit SGF73 (similar to Saccharomyces cerevisiae SGF73 (YGL066W); ancestral locus Anc_6.218), whose amino-acid sequence MSESTTIKGIKQSIKDRFPSITQASIFNGTENGNVNKNIHRGWKRILDAQKDSKYKYFNISPESKEKYFNPNVRLLEDSPLDLNLKYRICNKCGKPLSSDSIIDHLEKFCKGSDRDLKDKNNKPFLKKNHKVHKKNKKSKINGISDDDDDDDDDDVDDDDDDVDDDDDDDDEDDYDDDRNGNSDDSSSSKNDHIKKKHSGNNNRVRNIMDDDSDDEELSSVDDVDLDVSLTKDGDASTNNAEDLSDKNNANGKNNNDEDNNKDNNSKNSDKYNDNSNDNGTDSNNNNNGGNSSSNNNNNDNNNNNNNNNNNNNNNNNNNNSSNNNSNNSSNTNNNSKNKNKRNPIDDNLKELQSPNKKQKVSEQSTPSKNKTDIVENDTENGISSNVTRSDSVSASIPGTTSANGSKKSQRKVKQRNPTEKHLIDFDKQCGVALPEGGYCARSLTCKSHSMGAKRAVVGRTKTYDQLLAEYHKEHKTKIGAAAEKRAQLQEQLKKEKIIQKEKKKAQQSARNKQRKNASANSKKNNKNAKDTKNSKKVEEENIPTITPEEETTQVLNGISRSLPLPLDGTVLSSTRKRTKYFRMREMFASSFPVKPGYSSPGYGAIHSRVGCLDLDRTTDYKFRIRIPQPINQQSGHSEHHQNLTSQQIQKLQQQQQQRLMQAQMMNQQHNNKIPNNTSVNQGSKPVQAGRTPAELERLQQQQQQQQQQVKKQQMETSNFSASINTLPNTNTNINTSNNQTALSSPGNMINSNVGSPNVANQAIGSPVNIGIKQPNS is encoded by the coding sequence ATGTCTGAAAGTACAACAATTAAAGGTATTAAACAATCTATTAAAGATAGATTCCCATCAATTACACAGGCATCTATCTTCAATGGAACAGAAAATGGAAAtgtcaataaaaatattcacaGGGGGTGGAAGCGTATATTAGACGCCCAGAAAGATagcaaatacaaatattttaatattagtcCAGAaagtaaagaaaaatatttcaatccAAATGTAAGATTATTAGAAGATTCTCCATtagatttgaatttaaaatatagaatttgtaataaatgTGGTAAGCCATTAAGTTCTGATTCAATAATTGAtcatttggaaaaattttgTAAAGGATCAGATAgagatttaaaagataagaataataaaccttttttaaagaaaaatcatAAAGTCcataagaaaaataaaaagtcCAAAATTAATGGTATCAGtgatgacgatgatgatgatgatgatgatgatgtagatgacgatgacgatgatgtagatgacgatgacgatgatgatgatgaagacgattatgatgatgatcGAAATGGTAATAGCGATGATAGCTCTAGTAGCAAAAATGATcatataaaaaagaaacattctggaaataataatagggTTCGTAATATAATGGATGATGAtagtgatgatgaagagTTAAGCTCCGTAGATGACGTTGATCTTGATGTTAGTCTAACCAAAGATGGCGATGCAAGCACTAATAATGCAGAAGATCTAagtgataaaaataatgcaaatggtaaaaataataatgatgaagataacAACAAAGACAACAATAGTAAGAATTCTGATAAGTATAACGATAATAGTAACGATAATGGTACtgatagtaataataataataacggCGGAAACAGTAgcagtaataataataataatgataataataataacaacaataacaataacaataataataataataataataataataataacagcagtaataataatagtaataatagcagtaatactaataataacagcAAGAATAAGAATAAGAGAAATCCTATCGACGAcaatttgaaagaattacAATCGCCTAATAAGAAACAAAAAGTTTCTGAGCAAAGCACTccaagtaaaaataaaactgaTATTGTGGAGAACGATACAGAAAATGGCATCTCATCGAACGTTACAAGATCAGATTCAGTGTCTGCATCTATTCCAGGTACTACTAGTGCAAATGGATCTAAGAAAAGCCAAAGAAAAGTCAAGCAAAGAAATCCAACCGAAAAacatttaattgattttgataaGCAGTGTGGTGTTGCTTTACCAGAAGGTGGGTACTGTGCAAGATCTTTAACATGTAAATCCCATTCAATGGGCGCTAAAAGAGCAGTTGTTGGTAGAACAAAAACTTATGATCAATTGTTAGCTGAATATCATAAAGAACATAAAACTAAGATTGGTGCAGCTGCAGAAAAGCGTGCTCAACTACAagaacaattgaaaaaggagaaaattattcaaaaggaaaagaaaaaggcTCAACAATCTGCTAGAAACAAGCAGAGAAAGAATGCTTCAGCcaatagtaaaaaaaataataagaatgCAAAAGATACTAAGAATAGTAAAAAagtagaagaagaaaatattccaaCAATTACTCCAGAAGAAGAAACTACTCAGGTATTAAATGGTATATCTAGATCTTTACCTTTGCCGTTAGATGGTACTGTGCTTTCCTCTACAAGAAAGAGaaccaaatattttagaatgAGGGAAATGTTTGCATCATCATTTCCAGTTAAACCAGGCTATTCATCACCAGGTTATGGTGCAATTCACTCTCGTGTTGGTTGTTTAGATTTGGATAGAACCACAGACTATAAATTCCGTATACGTATTCCACAGCCAATAAATCAACAGTCAGGTCACTCTGAACATCATCAAAACTTAACTTCtcaacaaattcaaaaattacaacagcaacagcaacaacgATTAATGCAGGCACAGATGATGAATCAAcaacataataataaaattccaaataataCGAGTGTAAATCAAGGTTCTAAACCTGTACAGGCGGGTAGAACTCCTGCCGAACTAGAGAGACtacaacagcaacagcaacagcagcAGCAACAAGTAAAGAAACAACAGATGGAaacttctaatttttcagcATCTATCAATACCCTTCCAAacacaaatacaaatataaatacttCCAATAATCAAACTGCTTTGAGCTCTCCAGGAAATATGATTAACAGTAATGTAGGATCGCCAAATGTAGCCAATCAGGCCATTGGTAGTCCCGTGAATATTGGCATAAAACAGCCTAATAGTTAG